One Bosea sp. 685 DNA segment encodes these proteins:
- the phnF gene encoding phosphonate metabolism transcriptional regulator PhnF, which produces MTSAAPDVSEAAEEHGTAWRRIAGELETAIGRGDYAIGDTLPASVVLAERYGVHRHTVRQAFRHLAEQGLVTVARGRGTQVSARRVPYPIGRRVSMRSNFGKLGIVGSSETLSTAMVTGDAETCAQLGLEAGAPLWRIEGLSRADGTPMGTGTHWLSVERFPDFDRVFREASASMTAAFKAVGIDDYVRLSTRLTARLASEREALLLEIAPGAAVMVSAAIDALPDLTPIHLVNSVFAGERMEMVVEPFKE; this is translated from the coding sequence ATGACGAGCGCTGCGCCGGATGTGAGCGAGGCCGCCGAGGAGCACGGCACGGCATGGCGCCGCATCGCGGGTGAGCTTGAAACCGCGATCGGTCGCGGCGATTACGCCATCGGGGATACGTTGCCGGCCTCGGTCGTGCTGGCTGAGCGTTATGGCGTGCATCGCCACACCGTGCGCCAGGCCTTCCGCCATCTGGCCGAGCAGGGGTTGGTCACGGTCGCGCGCGGCCGCGGCACCCAGGTCAGCGCGCGGCGCGTGCCCTATCCGATCGGCCGGCGTGTCAGCATGCGCAGCAATTTCGGCAAGCTCGGCATCGTCGGCTCGAGCGAGACGCTATCGACGGCGATGGTGACGGGCGATGCGGAGACCTGCGCGCAACTCGGCCTGGAGGCGGGCGCGCCGCTATGGCGGATCGAAGGCCTGAGCCGTGCCGATGGTACGCCGATGGGAACAGGCACGCATTGGCTCTCGGTCGAGCGCTTCCCGGATTTCGACCGCGTCTTCCGCGAGGCGAGCGCCTCGATGACGGCGGCGTTCAAGGCTGTCGGTATCGACGATTATGTCCGCCTCTCCACGCGCTTGACCGCGCGGCTCGCCAGCGAGCGCGAGGCGCTCCTGCTCGAGATCGCGCCCGGCGCCGCCGTGATGGTCTCGGCCGCGATCGACGCCTTGCCGGACCTGACGCCGATCCATCTGGTCAACAGCGTTTTCGCCGGCGAACGCATGGAAATGGTGGTCGAGCCGTTCAAGGAGTGA
- the phnG gene encoding phosphonate C-P lyase system protein PhnG produces the protein MTETDPGKTAARETTARQRWMAILARASRSEIETLVGAALPAHEILKAPETGTVMVEGRAGGAGRRFNLGEATVTRCVVRLENGAMGFSYALGRDGRKARLAAILDARLQSEDADGALLVGVAQLAAAQATARDLASRKAAATKVDFFTLVRGA, from the coding sequence ATGACCGAGACAGATCCGGGCAAGACGGCGGCGCGCGAAACGACGGCGCGGCAACGCTGGATGGCGATCCTCGCCCGCGCTTCGCGCAGTGAGATCGAGACGCTGGTTGGCGCCGCGCTGCCGGCCCATGAAATCCTCAAGGCGCCCGAGACCGGCACGGTGATGGTCGAAGGCCGCGCCGGCGGCGCCGGACGGCGCTTCAACCTCGGCGAAGCGACGGTGACGCGCTGCGTCGTCAGGCTTGAGAACGGCGCAATGGGTTTCTCCTATGCGCTCGGCCGCGACGGCCGCAAGGCGCGCCTCGCGGCGATCCTCGACGCCAGATTGCAGAGCGAGGATGCCGATGGCGCGCTTCTCGTCGGGGTGGCGCAGCTCGCCGCTGCACAAGCTACGGCGCGCGACCTCGCCTCGCGCAAGGCCGCCGCCACCAAGGTCGATTTCTTCACTCTGGTCAGGGGCGCATGA